From a single Desulfovibrio sp. UIB00 genomic region:
- a CDS encoding flavodoxin: protein MSKVLIVFGSSTGNTESIAQKLEELIAAGGHEVKLLNAADASAENLADGYDAVLFGCSAWGMEDLEMQDDFLSLFEEFDRIGLAGRKVAAFASGDQEYEHFCGAVPAIEERAKELGANIIAEGLKMEGDASNDPEAVASFAEDVLKQL from the coding sequence ATGAGTAAGGTACTGATTGTTTTTGGTTCCAGCACCGGCAATACGGAAAGCATCGCCCAGAAGCTTGAAGAACTGATTGCTGCTGGCGGGCACGAAGTCAAGCTGCTCAACGCGGCGGACGCCTCGGCAGAAAACCTGGCAGACGGTTACGATGCCGTGCTGTTTGGTTGCTCGGCCTGGGGCATGGAAGACCTGGAAATGCAGGACGACTTTTTGTCCCTGTTTGAGGAATTTGACCGCATCGGGCTGGCTGGCCGCAAGGTAGCCGCATTTGCCTCCGGCGATCAGGAATACGAACATTTTTGCGGCGCGGTACCTGCCATTGAAGAGCGCGCCAAGGAACTGGGCGCGAACATCATTGCAGAAGGGCTCAAGATGGAAGGCGATGCCTCCAACGACCCCGAAGCCGTGGCCTCGTTTGCCGAGGATGTGCTCAAGCAGCTGTAA
- a CDS encoding radical SAM protein, translated as MAAQHIEPHLVMADERGNIYDDPDLLMVCRRGAQWGLPRPDELIPLPEESEFFLLPGRQAVGLDPETGHIAPPEGEAQLAVAAFAAPGYTLSAHPAYESGENAPMLPLFAYGAVGFARGRFYICARRVDTEPRQIFSNIPRGRIEQGARALLRDYPKNRLIRHIMDNCVARYDCPAARNFALGRYEAPLPSSRACNASCIGCISAQEKDSPIQSTPQCRLAFTPSPEELAEVMRVHSGRETRTPIYSFGQGCEGDPLMNPDLLVESVRQFRAGEGPGTVNCNTNASRPEAVIRLAEAGLTSMRVSLNSARSGLYDRYYRPSGYSFDDVRASIREARSRGIWVSLNLLVFPGVTDTEEELDALARLVGDNGVSMIQWRNLNIDPEWYFKLMSGGEGQQKLELSPSMGLTSFMKRLKKLCPWLRYGYFNPYLGEKAELAAPMPGEWSMPAPRAREAATEDGLDAGADEDSHNGADSE; from the coding sequence ATGGCCGCGCAACACATTGAACCGCATCTTGTAATGGCAGACGAGCGCGGCAATATCTATGACGATCCCGATCTGCTCATGGTCTGTCGGCGAGGCGCGCAGTGGGGGCTGCCGCGTCCGGACGAACTGATTCCCCTGCCGGAGGAAAGCGAGTTCTTTCTGTTGCCTGGCAGGCAGGCAGTGGGCCTTGACCCCGAAACCGGGCACATCGCGCCTCCTGAAGGCGAGGCCCAGCTTGCCGTGGCGGCCTTTGCCGCACCCGGCTATACGCTTTCGGCCCATCCAGCCTATGAAAGCGGCGAAAACGCACCCATGTTGCCATTGTTTGCTTACGGGGCCGTGGGCTTCGCCAGAGGGCGTTTCTATATCTGCGCCCGCAGGGTGGATACCGAACCACGGCAGATTTTCAGCAATATTCCGCGCGGACGCATTGAACAGGGTGCCCGCGCCCTGCTGCGCGATTACCCCAAGAACAGGCTTATCCGGCATATCATGGATAACTGCGTGGCGCGCTACGATTGCCCTGCGGCCCGCAACTTTGCTCTGGGCCGTTACGAGGCCCCGCTGCCATCGTCCCGCGCTTGCAACGCCAGCTGTATTGGCTGTATTTCAGCGCAGGAGAAGGACTCGCCCATTCAGTCAACGCCGCAGTGCCGCCTTGCCTTTACGCCCAGCCCCGAAGAACTGGCCGAGGTCATGCGCGTTCATTCCGGGCGCGAAACCCGTACCCCCATTTATTCCTTTGGGCAGGGCTGCGAGGGCGATCCGCTCATGAATCCTGATCTGCTGGTGGAGAGCGTGCGCCAGTTCCGCGCGGGCGAAGGGCCCGGCACTGTCAACTGCAACACCAACGCCTCCCGGCCCGAGGCTGTGATCCGCCTTGCCGAAGCCGGGCTGACCAGCATGCGCGTGAGCCTGAACAGCGCTCGGAGCGGCCTTTATGATCGCTATTACAGGCCATCCGGCTATTCCTTTGACGATGTGCGCGCTTCCATTCGCGAGGCCCGCAGCCGTGGCATATGGGTTTCTCTGAATCTGTTGGTCTTCCCCGGCGTTACGGATACGGAAGAAGAACTGGACGCCCTGGCGCGTCTGGTGGGCGATAACGGCGTGAGCATGATCCAGTGGCGCAACCTCAATATTGATCCCGAATGGTACTTCAAGCTCATGAGCGGTGGCGAAGGGCAACAGAAGCTGGAACTCTCGCCCAGCATGGGGCTGACATCGTTCATGAAGCGCCTCAAAAAGCTTTGCCCTTGGCTGCGTTACGGCTATTTTAACCCCTATCTTGGGGAAAAGGCCGAACTTGCCGCGCCTATGCCGGGAGAGTGGAGCATGCCAGCCCCGCGCGCCAGAGAAGCGGCGACGGAAGATGGTCTGGACGCCGGGGCGGATGAGGACTCGCACAACGGAGCAGACAGCGAATAG
- a CDS encoding glycosyltransferase, translating into MKRLLWIGSPFFSDALSSCGWDAVARHNFEHAAVFGWHDLVRIAGFEPDVLVVADKSRAPYVLGVEDFPCLTVFYSVDSHIHSWQPYYAQAFDVCIASLRDHLPRFAGAYLPADRVWWSPAFAWAQDAPEPQTAKDMDCVFVGTVNANLPCRTAFLEKCRSGLPELQIVTGSYRHLYARARVVLNHCEHGDLNFRVFEALGCGSCLVTPRIGHGLTDIFAEGEHMLCYGADTADNGSTVDAATAAGEAVAQVRYLLEHPDVAARMRQAALACIDGGHRAVHRARAFSDRVRALLTSDPQCVARRRGRAVAIRKDSLRLPYLHWAEELRSTGLSEAYLAAAKGEFGLTGRE; encoded by the coding sequence ATGAAGCGGCTTTTGTGGATAGGCAGTCCTTTTTTCAGCGACGCCCTTTCTTCCTGCGGCTGGGATGCTGTGGCCCGGCACAATTTTGAGCATGCCGCCGTGTTTGGCTGGCATGATCTGGTGCGTATTGCGGGTTTTGAGCCAGACGTGCTGGTAGTTGCCGACAAAAGCCGTGCTCCCTATGTGCTTGGCGTAGAGGATTTTCCGTGCCTCACTGTGTTCTACAGCGTGGATTCTCACATCCATTCGTGGCAACCGTATTACGCCCAGGCTTTTGATGTCTGCATTGCGTCTTTGCGCGATCATTTGCCGCGTTTTGCAGGGGCGTATCTGCCCGCAGATCGGGTGTGGTGGTCTCCTGCCTTTGCCTGGGCTCAGGATGCGCCCGAGCCTCAGACTGCCAAGGATATGGACTGCGTGTTTGTTGGTACGGTCAATGCCAATCTGCCGTGCCGCACGGCCTTTCTGGAAAAGTGCCGCAGCGGATTGCCGGAATTGCAGATTGTAACCGGCTCCTACCGCCATTTATATGCAAGGGCGCGGGTGGTGCTGAACCACTGCGAGCACGGCGACCTGAATTTTCGGGTTTTTGAGGCCTTGGGCTGCGGCAGTTGCCTTGTGACTCCACGTATCGGGCACGGGCTGACGGATATTTTTGCCGAGGGCGAGCACATGCTCTGCTATGGGGCGGATACGGCGGACAATGGCAGTACTGTGGACGCTGCAACCGCTGCTGGCGAGGCCGTGGCGCAGGTGCGCTATCTGCTTGAGCATCCGGATGTTGCTGCGCGCATGAGGCAGGCCGCGCTGGCCTGCATAGACGGAGGCCACAGGGCGGTGCACCGCGCAAGAGCTTTCAGCGACAGAGTGCGCGCCCTCCTGACCAGCGACCCTCAGTGCGTTGCGCGCCGCAGGGGCAGGGCCGTAGCCATCCGCAAGGATTCCCTGAGGTTGCCCTATCTGCATTGGGCCGAGGAGTTGCGCAGTACCGGATTGAGCGAGGCCTATCTTGCGGCTGCCAAGGGAGAATTCGGGCTGACGGGGCGGGAATGA